In Scomber japonicus isolate fScoJap1 chromosome 20, fScoJap1.pri, whole genome shotgun sequence, the genomic window CAATGACACTTAAGACACAGCAAAATGTCTTCTCAAAAATGTAACTACTGGTGTTTTCCATAGTCTTCCTGGAGCTCTTTCACCACAATCCACAATTATTGTGACTTTTCTTCACTGAGTATTTTAAAGTGCTTATTGTCTGTTTTGAGTATTCTTTGTTTTGTAACTTTTGTACACTACATACTCATAGTCTGGAGTTGACCATAGCTGCTGGCTCACTACAAAACTGTAGTCTAATGCACTGAATGTTACCTCGATAAAGAATCCCAGCACTGCCAGGCCATTCTGAGTCTTTATGGCGTCTTCCAGGGTTAAATCCTTCCTTTTGTTCACTATGTGCATCTGGACCAATACAGTTAATAACAGTTAGAGTGTCCTGACAGAGCAGAATCTTAGAAAACAATTAACTGCAGTAACACTAGTTAAATTATTTTAACCACCTCCATTGGGTATCTTTTTGTATCCACTGTATGCTCAGAGCCCCCAGAGCCATGTGACTCGCTGCCCCAATGGAAGTGGAACTGTAGGGTGGAGTAGACGTGTCCTAAACCACCCCCGGACACCTCCACCATATCCTCTTCCAGTACACACTTGACTAGAAGTTGAATGAGAACACACATTGGAAACGTAAATTATGATTACAGAAACgtataatattttctttatttcagtgaaaaaggcaggggaggaaaaaatattatagagaaaatatttgaatatagCCACCATAGTCTAAAACTTTCTAACCTGAATGGCCAGTATTAGTGATGTACTTGATGGTATGTTTGTCGTCAAACTTTGTAAAGGTGAAGTTATTAAGATGTTTGTCTGTCATGGCCTCCTTTGTCTCAATGTCGATAGGTGACTGGCTTTTCTTACCACAGTGGGACTGAGGCAGTTCGTGCCACTTCAAAGAACTGTACTCTGAGGGCAGAAAGGATGTTTTCACATCAAGACTGAAATCTACTCCAATAGTATCAACACTGTGAAACTCCCACATCATCaaatttatatatacacacacatttgctgATACGTACCACAGTGATCATCGTGATGATCATCATAGCACCATGGACCTGAGGAATAAAAAGACAGTCACAGTCAATTCATccagtcatgtgtgtgtgtgtgtgtgtgtgtttgtgtgtgattttcCAACCCACTGTGAGGTAGAGGAGTTGCAGGAGAGGCAAACACTTGACGTCCATTACGTATTTGGCTGGGACGGAAGACATTGTTAAGTCCTGTCTTCATGGGAAACAGTTGAGTCTAAAAgcataacaaaacaaatgtttcCACCAGGTATGTATTGagcaaaaataaagtttttgtgTCACTGTGATGAACACAAAGTAACACCATGTTGTAGCAGCATGGACAGACCAGTTGACTGGCCCCTGGGCATAGAGGCCTAGAGGCCCCAACATACCAGTGATGCTTAACTTCGAGGTCTCCTTTCTTCCAGCAGGGTCAGAGAGCCAAGAATGCTCACAGGGAATAGACACTCCCTTTGAATGTGTTAAATGTACAACTATTTCCCTTCACTGTGAGTTAAGTCATTTTAGTCTAACTGCAGCCCCCTTAATGTCAATCAGGGTGCATTCTCACAGAAATGAGACAAAAGCATGTTTTGGATAAGCCATTCATCCATCCGAAACACCTATTACATATACTGGAGGGTTTGTTTAAGATGGTTGATCATTCCTGAGGTGTCGTTTGGAAATACCAGATACCATGTACAAGTCAGCAGATAAACTCCACAGATGTATGAAGTTAACAAGTCTTCTCCTTGAACATCAAGTAACACTGCAAAACTTTACACAATTCTCATAGCGCGGGGTTATGATTGTATTCCTCTGAACCTGCATTTAAAAAGTCTCATCTGGAAGTGTACCTAAAGCCCGGTCTTACGGAGAGGTTGCATGCTTGATGATAAGGTCAAAAAGTCATCACACGACACGTACGCAAGAACACACCACCTGCAGCAACATGTGCACTTTACTATCTAGCTGCAAAGTGACAATGGCTGTCAGATAGATAAGATGAAGAGCCAGATTACATGTGTCATTCTGCAACATACACATGTAATATATACAAATGATCTGATTTTTCAGTCACATGCAACTGGCCAAACATTTTCAATTGTTGTTAcagtcaataaaaaataaaacaagccGGATTGTTAAAACCGATACCACATGAGACACCAGCATATACCAGCAGTATGTCTGGCACTTGTCCACTTGCATGCAAGCATCGTTAGTTGCTTGTGTAAGAGTGTTAGATTCCACTTGTCAGAAGTCAGCACAATTGTCACTGCACTTCACCTAAATTATCTGAGTGATTAAGCCTTAGGTGGTTTGGCATCATATAATGGTCTCAAGTTGGAAACACATCAAAGATAACACCAAGCCAAGAACAACTGACACACATCATACCGCTTGACAGATTAATCGTGTCGTAAAATTAATTGATAGTTGAGTAAAtatgattcatatttaaaattagtTTTCTGGTGTGATTTATTATTCTGCCAATACTTTCCACCTCTTCCTGGTCACAGGTTTTGATTTTACCCTCCACACTTCTTTCCTGTACTGATTAGCTGTGTTTGATGTGCAATACCTCATCAGTCCGACTATTTATGTGGTTAACACTGTGCTTTTAAAACTGATGTTCCATACAGGACAGTAAAGTTTGGCTCTTACACTCTTTTTCTGCAAGGGGACATGAGTTGACTAAAAATggcctttcctttcctccactTACCCTGCCAAAGAAAGATTTCCAGTCTACCAAACTCACCAGATTTTTATGAATGTTGATTGGCTCTTGAAAGACAGTCCAAACGACAGCTTCATTGCATGTGGGGGTGGTCAGGGAGCCCATGTATCGATAAAATTTTGTGAGGTCTACATTTTTAATCAGGTCATTGATAGATATGTTATCGGTTATATTAACAGCAGGGTCTGTGGAAAGATGTAAGAAACAAATATGGCTGTATGGTTATAATTTAACcttgaaaagaaaacacaaatatactaTTAGAAGTACAAGATCAGAATTTTCTATCAAGAAAAACATGTACCCTTTAtaaactacagtactacagataCTCGTTGGTTCATGACTAAGAATTACATCACATACAAGAATTGTAACATGTGCTTTAATTAAGGTGTGATTCGTTATCTCACGCTACTCAGGAAAAATATGCAGACCTCTCTTAAGTTTCTGTTATGTGCATGCTCTGGCACCAGCTGTCTGTTTCTGCCAGCTCAATCAGTACAATCTGCTGTACAGGAAATCTTAGAGACATAAAGGACAACCCTTACCTGTTTTGTTCATCAGATAAGATGTGAGATTGCTCCATGGTTCTGACATATCACCATCATCTGTTGCCTTTAGGGGAGGgacattattatgattatatatGCAATAATAGTTTgataatgtgtaaaataaccATTCCTACGTTGTGATTATGATGCAGCTATCAGAGAGCCAATGCCTGACCTCTGATGTAATGTAGTAAAAAATGTAGGTGAGCTTTTATTGAAAGGTTGGTAAATCTATGATTTTTCATAGATTTGGAATAAATTGAACTACAGGACATACGTTTATGAAAAACCCAAGAACTGCAATTCCCTCTGGATCAGCCTTGGCCTCCTCCACAGTGAGACCTTTCTTCAGACTGACTATGTGCATCTACAAGAAATTACATGAAAGACAAAGCTGTGATAAGGTTAGGCACACAGTATATTCAAAGCAAAGGAATGTTGTACAGTGAACACCAAACAACACTTTACCTCCATTGGATATCTGTGCCCATCAATCAGGTGCTCTGAACCTGGGTGGTGTTCTGTGTCACCCCAGTGAAAGTGCAACTGAAGTGTAGAGTATGTTTCGCTGAGTCCTCCTCCGCTCACTTCAACCTCATTTTTCACCAGGTTGCATTTAACTAAGTAAGTAAAAGATGAAACATGTATGTAGTTACGCTCACATTATAGTTATCCTACACATTATGTCACAAATATGCATGTATACTTTTTTCtatcctttatttattcagggacATTTCAGTGAGATGAGTGACTTTTTTGCACCttcaacacattcacacagcaaCAGAGCACTGTCTGTTGCACATTTTAGTCAAGTAAAAACACCAAAGACAAGGGGAAAAAGCACATTTGTATACCTGTATGTCCATTGTTCTCGATTGTCTTGAAGACATGTGGGGAGGAGAAGTTGAGGAAGGTAAAGTTCACCAGGTTATGGTCTGTCAAAACATGGCTGGTGACTATATCAATAGGAGactgcctttttttgtttccgCAGAAAGAATCATTGAGTGAGCTC contains:
- the LOC128381127 gene encoding receptor-type tyrosine-protein phosphatase gamma-like; this encodes MVLRAPILFIDHTPSHWSSLNDSFCGNKKRQSPIDIVTSHVLTDHNLVNFTFLNFSSPHVFKTIENNGHTVKCNLVKNEVEVSGGGLSETYSTLQLHFHWGDTEHHPGSEHLIDGHRYPMEMHIVSLKKGLTVEEAKADPEGIAVLGFFINATDDGDMSEPWSNLTSYLMNKTGKDPAVNITDNISINDLIKNVDLTKFYRYMGSLTTPTCNEAVVWTVFQEPINIHKNLTQLFPMKTGLNNVFRPSQIRNGRQVFASPATPLPHSPWCYDDHHDDHCEYSSLKWHELPQSHCGKKSQSPIDIETKEAMTDKHLNNFTFTKFDDKHTIKYITNTGHSVKCVLEEDMVEVSGGGLGHVYSTLQFHFHWGSESHGSGGSEHTVDTKRYPMEMHIVNKRKDLTLEDAIKTQNGLAVLGFFIEAPHASKNSGGSDHDETNPTSTTTSNMEPWKTLTNYLSKINNTKSKVDFTEKISIDDLLGNVDRTAYFRYNGSLTTPSCNEAVVWTVFKESVKVDQNLMMMFPSQTKNHNVYRPVQSLNGRKVYTTAGSSVHGPIIRFLLLACLCHFFL